Proteins co-encoded in one Bremerella sp. TYQ1 genomic window:
- a CDS encoding sulfatase: protein MIASRTLLTSLAMLFAFLLLASPVSAEKPNVLFIISDDLGSQSLGCFGNEQCQTPSIDKLASQGMTFRRTYTQYPVCGPSRAALMSGMYAQAIGVTSNGASDKFTKNLGDRPSMTQHFRDNGYYTARVSKIYHMRVPGDITAGVDGPDHHASWTERFNCQAPEQWSEGEHSHLTKERLKPDPKRSIHYGLGYGGAFYVVKTPGDGAEQADMKASAKAIEILEERAKDKQPFFLAVGLVRPHVPLVAPESFFEKYPAETMKLPKQVEGDWEDIPKAGMVKNSRSSGLDSQTKKQQVLEAYYASVSFMDAQVGKMVGALDRLGLGENTIVVFTADHGYHLGEHEFWQKMSLHEESTRIPLIVRMPGNKQAETEALSQQIDIYPTLAELCGLSIPAHVQGKSLASLWSNPQNNVHDEVYTLRNRNDHLLRTDRWALMRYGNGDLELYDMQNDPQQFTNLASDSKHQETLQTLQARLDEKLSEM from the coding sequence ATGATCGCCTCGAGAACCCTTCTGACTTCGCTTGCAATGCTGTTTGCATTTCTGCTGTTGGCTTCGCCTGTTTCGGCGGAGAAGCCGAACGTGCTGTTTATCATTTCCGATGATCTGGGAAGCCAGTCGCTGGGATGCTTTGGGAACGAGCAATGCCAGACGCCCAGCATCGACAAGCTGGCATCGCAAGGAATGACGTTTCGCCGCACGTATACTCAGTACCCTGTGTGTGGGCCATCGAGGGCGGCGCTGATGTCCGGCATGTATGCTCAGGCGATTGGTGTGACGTCGAACGGTGCTTCGGATAAGTTCACGAAGAACTTAGGTGATCGGCCGTCGATGACGCAGCACTTTCGAGACAACGGCTATTACACAGCCAGGGTCAGCAAGATCTATCACATGCGAGTGCCCGGTGATATTACGGCCGGGGTCGATGGGCCTGATCATCATGCATCGTGGACCGAACGTTTCAACTGCCAGGCACCAGAGCAGTGGAGCGAAGGGGAGCACAGCCATTTAACGAAAGAGCGGCTGAAGCCTGATCCGAAGCGATCGATTCATTACGGTTTGGGCTATGGTGGTGCGTTCTACGTCGTGAAAACGCCAGGAGATGGCGCCGAGCAAGCCGACATGAAAGCCTCGGCCAAAGCGATTGAAATTCTGGAAGAGCGAGCCAAGGACAAGCAGCCATTCTTTTTGGCCGTTGGCCTGGTGCGACCCCATGTTCCGCTAGTCGCACCAGAGTCGTTCTTTGAAAAGTATCCAGCGGAAACGATGAAACTGCCGAAGCAAGTCGAGGGCGATTGGGAAGACATCCCCAAAGCAGGCATGGTTAAAAACAGCCGGAGCAGCGGGCTCGATTCGCAGACCAAAAAACAGCAAGTTCTCGAAGCGTATTACGCGTCGGTTTCCTTCATGGACGCTCAGGTCGGCAAGATGGTAGGCGCCCTCGATCGGCTCGGTCTTGGCGAGAACACGATTGTCGTCTTCACGGCCGATCATGGATATCACCTGGGGGAACACGAGTTCTGGCAGAAGATGAGTCTGCACGAAGAGTCGACGCGAATTCCGCTGATCGTTCGGATGCCAGGAAACAAGCAGGCGGAAACGGAGGCACTTAGCCAGCAAATCGATATCTATCCAACGCTGGCAGAACTGTGCGGGCTCAGCATTCCAGCGCACGTGCAAGGGAAGAGTTTAGCGAGCCTGTGGAGCAATCCACAGAACAACGTTCATGACGAGGTTTATACGCTTCGCAACCGGAACGATCATCTTCTGCGAACCGATCGCTGGGCGTTAATGCGCTACGGGAATGGTGACTTAGAGCTTTACGACATGCAGAACGATCCGCAGCAGTTCACCAATTTGGCATCCGATTCGAAGCACCAGGAAACGCTGCAAACGCTGCAGGCTCGGCTCGATGAAAAGCTGAGCGAAATGTAG